A DNA window from Anastrepha ludens isolate Willacy chromosome 6, idAnaLude1.1, whole genome shotgun sequence contains the following coding sequences:
- the LOC128867038 gene encoding uncharacterized protein LOC128867038, translating into MIESDHDIVEVQSPLQREENSRIVRVKIKQRQSLITRVNLLKPNTIHLDELSLKDVEARLALLERHYNALDELQSEIEFLDETQFEGDIRSVVDDTYCEVKAAYAERLALLRTCAEELPLSSTVAQQSVPSSRTQFNLPKLKLPSFDGSHREWLDFRSMFSVMVDKNPALSDVEKFQYLRSSLTGGAASLVQSLEVTSLNYKRAMELLQARYDHKRYIYQSHVHHIFEIHRVATPSVKALRDFVDVINANIRALQSMATPEQIGNSLLLHLVVSKLDQETQLKWEEEIAARWDRESSSTAIELPTWDDLAAFLERRCQLIDIIDATAKSTKTSHQQHANSSPVSSSMPKHQPQSKQLAFIATKQQNCSLCDQPVFHNAFKCSPFMKLSSFQRYDVVKKKNLCLNCLGQNHTSKQCPSTHRCQVCRESHHTLLHRNSTSAANEQSSTSSLTPPSTSMHSTSVPASLQVCIGSQEVLLATAIVQLRSSSGALVLARALLDSASQLHFITERMAQLLRLKREKVPLEISGIGLCGARSQFLCKVEMRSQHTAYSSTMDAVIMNTITPSQPRTPLNTSAWNIPNNISLADKTFKTPCPVDLLIGASMFYDLLLVGQISLGENKPVLQKTKVGWVVAGAVTNHPLLSSATLVSSYTTSIATDCMLSNSRSSLLAANAANTSAPILEPSLDQILEKFWHIEHYPDQTQSNLTIDERECEKYFEDTTKRCPTTNKFIVRLPCKEPPQSLGTSYDIALKRLLAIENKLRHNRCLERDYNSFMKEYIALHHMIHVPFPDACLNYIPHHAVMKLDSSTTKLRVVFDASCRTSNGKSLNDILRVGPTIQDDLVSILIRFRQHSFVLMADITKMYRQIIVDKEDTNLQCILWRDEITDRIKTYKLQTVTYGTACAPYLAINCLQQLARDHMTSHPIGASVIANDFYVDNLMTGAPTIEEVIEIKQQVIEVLNKGGFPLRKFATNDPSIIADVAAVDREDIIQVEDVGYVKALGLKWSPSLDSFLFSYTQPPVSSKLSKRIILSHIARFFDPLGLLNPLMVTCKILLQQLWKLRLNWDESVPQSIYTQWESFCTKLPLVENLRVNRLVACDYNSTIHAFADASTRAYGATIYVVSNSTSALLCAKSRVAPTKGVSLPRLELSAAVLLAELLEFVCKKIHHNPRNVHCWTDSMITLAWIKGDPSKWTTFVSNRVTKIQLLTQHYHWHHVPSELNPADILSRGTKADKFIENSLWFHGPHFLTQDAQHWPLPSCNAINDNNIPEQRRQNIVLLTNPTTDIISEHKFVTSYNKLLRIMCYVRRFADASRGIRTNQDSITASEINDALLIICRIVQSNKFFDELSKLQKDRLVHRKSPLSQLSPFLCNGIIRVGGRLKNSSLTFNEKHPIVLPKSHPFVHTLIMHLHQQHLHAGCQTLLTIIREKFWIVNARNTIKRVLHKCIVCYRFRPILSKQLMGDLPRDRVIPSPPFEKTGVDYCGPLLITQRIRGRPPIKVYIAIFICFSTKGVHLELVPDLTTDAFIAALRRFMARRGKCRIIYSDNATNFVGANRELRELLHQHTSQQHADSVQAACCTDGVEWKFIPPRSPHFGGLWESAVKQAKHYLRRAVGVHILTFDELYTICCQTEAMINSRPPMPMSSSPDDLRPLTPAHLIIGRSLSSIPEQSLTSVNTGTLKRYQLIQWIQQQFWARWSKDYLQELQCRKRWKSPMPNIQKGDLVLLQEDNTPPFKWPMGGILDTIEGSDGKVRVVIIKTAESTHKRAITRVAKLPISQCN; encoded by the coding sequence ATGATAGAAAGCGATCATGACATTGTAGAGGTGCAAAGTCCTCTGCAACGCGAAGAAAATTCTAGAATAGTTCgcgtaaaaataaaacaacgacaATCGCTAATCACTCGGGTAAATTTGTTAAAACCTAATACAATTCATCTGGACGAACTTTCGCTCAAAGATGTAGAGGCAAGGCTAGCCCTGTTAGAGCGTCACTACAACGCCCTGGATGAACTGCAGTCGGAAATAGAATTTTTAGACGAAACCCAATTTGAAGGTGACATTCGCTCCGTGGTGGATGATACGTACTGTGAAGTCAAGGCGGCATATGCAGAGAGGCTCGCCTTATTGCGGACGTGTGCCGAAGAACTGCCGTTAAGCAGTACAGTTGCCCAACAGTCAGTGCCATCATCGCGGACGCAGTTCAATTTGCCCAAATTGAAGCTGCCATCCTTCGACGGATCACATCGAGAATGGCTCGATTTTCGTAGTATGTTCTCCGTGATGGTGGACAAAAACCCAGCACTGTCAGATGTCGAAAAGTTTCAATACTTGCGCTCGAGTCTAACAGGAGGTGCTGCGAGCCTGGTTCAATCGTTAGAAGTTACCAGCTTGAATTACAAAAGGGCAATGGAACTACTTCAAGCTCGCTACGACCACAAAAGATACATTTACCAGTCTCATGTGCACCATATTTTCGAGATTCACCGCGTCGCCACCCCAAGCGTTAAAGCTCTTCGCGACTTCGTTGACGTCATTAATGCAAATATACGAGCATTACAGTCAATGGCAACACCAGAACAAATTGGAAACAGCCTCTTGCTTCATCTAGTTGTGTCAAAGCTAGACCAAGAGACACAGCTGAAGTGGGAAGAGGAGATAGCAGCAAGGTGGGACAGGGAATCATCATCAACGGCAATCGAGCTACCAACATGGGATGACCTCGCCGCATTCCTGGAGCGGCGCTGCCAACTCATCGATATCATTGACGCCACCGCAAAGTCCACCAAGACGTCGCATCAACAACATGCCAACTCATCACCAGTGTCATCTTCAATGCCAAAGCATCAACCACAATCAAAACAGCTAGCATTCATCGCCACCAAACAGCAAAACTGCTCCTTGTGCGATCAACCAGTTTTTCACAACGCCTTCAAATGCTCACCATTTATGAAACTATCATCTTTCCAGCGCTATGACGTCGTAAAAAAGAAGAATCTGTGCTTAAATTGCTTGGGCCAAAACCACACATCCAAGCAGTGCCCATCGACGCATAGATGTCAAGTATGTCGGGAGAGTCATCACACGCTGTTGCACAGAAATTCAACAAGTGCGGCCAATGAGCAATCATCGACATCGTCATTGACACCACCATCAACTAGCATGCATTCAACGTCGGTCCCAGCATCACTTCAGGTATGTATCGGTAGCCAAGAAGTATTACTGGCTACAGCCATTGTTCAGCTTCGTAGTTCTTCGGGTGCGTTAGTACTCGCACGTGCACTTCTCGATTCCGCCTCACAACTGCACTTCATTACCGAGCGCATGGCTCAACTGCTTCGTTTGAAACGGGAAAAGGTTCCGTTAGAAATCAGCGGAATAGGTTTGTGCGGAGCTAGGTCTCAATTCTTATGCAAGGTAGAGATGCGCTCTCAACATACAGCTTATTCGTCAACAATGGATGCGGTTATCATGAACACAATAACCCCGTCTCAACCACGCACACCGTTGAACACATCAGCATGGAATATCCCAAATAATATCTCCTTGGCCGACAAAACATTCAAAACACCATGCCCAGTGGATTTGCTGATAGGAGCAAGCATGTTTTACGATTTACTGTTGGTTGGACAGATCAGCTTAGGCGAGAATAAGCCAGTCCTTCAAAAAACTAAAGTTGGGTGGGTGGTAGCCGGAGCCGTTACAAACCACCCACTGTTATCGTCAGCTACGTTGGTTTCATCATACACTACATCTATCGCGACTGACTGCATGTTATCGAATTCACGGTCATCACTACTTGCAGCCAACGCAGCTAATACGTCGGCACCAATACTCGAACCGTCCCTTgatcaaattttggaaaaattttggcaCATCGAACATTATCCGGACCAAACACAATCTAACCTAACCATTGATGAAAGAGAGTGCGAAAAATACTTCGAAGATACTACAAAAAGATGTCCCACTACCAACAAATTCATCGTACGCCTGCCGTGTAAGGAACCACCTCAGTCTTTGGGTACTTCTTATGACATAGCACTGAAACGACTTTTGGCCATCGAAAATAAACTTCGCCACAACAGATGCCTTGAAAGGGACTATAATTCGTTCATGAAGGAATACATCGCACTACACCACATGATCCACGTCCCCTTTCCAGATGCATGCTTAAACTACATACCGCACCACGCAGTCATGAAACTGGACAGCAGCACGACGAAGCTTCGTGTGGTGTTCGATGCGTCATGCCGAACATCAAATGGCAAATCTTTGAACGATATTCTTCGTGTAGGCCCTACCATACAAGATGATCTTGTTTCAATTCTCATCAGATTCAGGCAGCATTCCTTCGTGCTAATGGCGGACATCACCAAGATGTATCGCCAAATCATAGTAGACAAGGAAGACACGAACCTGCAATGCATATTGTGGCGAGATGAGATAACAGATCGAATTAAGACATATAAGCTGCAAACTGTTACGTATGGTACGGCGTGTGCACCGTACTTAGCCATAAACTGTCTGCAGCAACTCGCACGTGATCACATGACATCACATCCAATCGGCGCATCAGTTATTGCCAACGACTTTTATGTTGACAATCTCATGACCGGCGCACCTACAATTGAAGAAGTTATCGAAATCAAGCAGCAAGTCATCGAAGTGTTAAACAAAGGTGGATTTCCACTGAGAAAGTTTGCAACGAACGACCCAAGCATTATCGCCGACGTAGCCGCAGTGGATCGTGAAGACATTATCCAAGTTGAAGACGTAGGCTATGTTAAAGCATTGGGCTTGAAATGGTCACCATCTTTGGATAGCTTTCTCTTCAGTTACACACAACCACCGGTATCATCGAAACTTAGCAAGCGTATCATCCTCTCACATATCGCTAGATTCTTCGATCCGTTGGGTTTGCTCAATCCGCTTATGGTCACCTGTAAAATTTTGTTGCAGCAGTTGTGGAAGCTTCGGCTGAATTGGGACGAAAGTGTACCTCAGTCTATTTATACACAATGGGAGTCATTTTGCACCAAACTCCCGCTTGTTGAAAATCTTCGAGTGAACAGATTAGTAGCATGTGATTACAACTCTACTATACACGCATTTGCAGACGCCAGTACAAGGGCATACGGTGCCACCATATACGTGGTATCCAACTCAACATCGGCACTACTCTGTGCGAAATCTCGTGTTGCTCCTACGAAAGGAGTAAGTCTGCCTCGTCTAGAACTCAGCGCTGCAGTGCTTCTGGCAGAGTTGCTTGAGTTCGTGTGTAAGAAAATCCACCACAACCCTCGGAATGTTCACTGCTGGACCGATTCAATGATTACGTTGGCCTGGATAAAGGGAGATCCATCAAAATGGACAACTTTTGTCAGCAATCGAGTAACCAAAATACAATTGCTCACTCAGCACTATCACTGGCACCACGTCCCCAGCGAATTAAATCCTGCTGACATACTTTCACGAGGAACAAAAGCTGACAAATTCATCGAAAATAGCCTTTGGTTTCATGGCCCGCATTTTCTTACCCAAGACGCTCAACACTGGCCACTACCATCATGCAATGCCATCAACGACAATAATATACCAGAGCAGCGTCGACAAAACATCGTTTTGCTAACAAATCCAACAACAGATATCATCAGCGAACATAAATTTGTCACGAGTTACAATAAACTTCTTCGAATAATGTGTTATGTGCGACGCTTTGCAGATGCATCGCGTGGAATTCGTACCAACCAAGATAGCATCACCGCATCGGAAATAAATGATGCTCTTCTCATTATTTGTCGCATCGTCCAAAGCAACAAATTCTTCGATGAATTATCCAAGCTTCAAAAAGACCGCCTCGTTCATCGGAAGTCGCCGTTATCGCAACTATCACCATTCCTATGCAATGGAATCATCAGAGTTGGAGGTCGCCTAAAAAATTCTTCACTCACCTTCAATGAAAAACATCCTATCGTATTGCCAAAATCGCATCCTTTTGTTCACACACTTATCATGCATTTGCATCAACAACATCTCCACGCAGGCTGCCAAACGCTGCTCACCATCATTCGTGAAAAATTTTGGATCGTCAACGCCAGAAACACTATCAAGCGTGTATTACACAAATGTATAGTTTGCTACCGGTTTCGTCCCATTTTATCAAAGCAATTAATGGGTGATCTACCACGCGACAGGGTAATTCCATCTCCGCCATTTGAGAAAACCGGAGTCGACTATTGCGGTCCATTGCTTATCACACAGCGAATACGAGGTAGACCTCCTATCAAGGTCTACATtgctatttttatatgtttcagCACCAAAGGAGTTCACCTTGAATTAGTACCTGATCTAACGACAGACGCATTCATAGCTGCTCTGAGACGCTTTATGGCTCGGCGTGGCAAATGTCGCATCATATATTCAGATAATGCCACAAATTTCGTCGGCGCGAACCGCGAGCTAAGAGAACTCCTCCATCAACACACGTCGCAACAGCATGCAGATAGTGTCCAGGCGGCATGCTGCACAGACGGCGTCGAATGGAAGTTCATCCCTCCAAGATCACCACATTTCGGTGGCCTGTGGGAGAGTGCGGTGAAGCAAGCCAAGCATTATCTTCGTAGAGCCGTGGGTGTCCACATTCTTACATTCGACGAGCTTTACACAATTTGTTGCCAAACTGAAGCAATGATTAATAGCAGACCCCCGATGCCCATGTCGAGCTCACCAGATGATCTTCGCCCTTTAACACCAGCACATCTCATTATCGGTCGATCACTATCGTCTATTCCTGAACAATCGCTAACATCAGTAAACACTGGAACACTAAAAAGGTACCAACTAATACAATGGATCCAGCAACAATTTTGGGCGCGATGGAGTAAGGACTATCTCCAAGAATTACAGTGCCGAAAAAGATGGAAGTCTCCAATGCCAAATATTCAAAAGGGCGACCTAGTATTGCTACAGGAAGACAACACTCCACCATTCAAATGGCCCATGGGTGGCATCTTAGATACCATCGAAGGTTCTGACGGAAAGGTCAGAGTAGTCATCATAAAAACCGCAGAAAGCACTCACAAGCGAGCCATAACACGGGTAGCCAAACTGCCAATATCTCAATGCAATTAG